From a single Pyruvatibacter sp. genomic region:
- a CDS encoding DUF1302 domain-containing protein: MTTRNLRSALLGSAVGAGLLISGGQAHALSTELGEVKIFFDTTVSVGVQMKTKDARKQFLTEFNGGNFDPRENSTRGVSVLAPAGTPNILGAFPATATPVTSTDNTAFFGPAGTAVPFNFDDSANTDDRFLNFGAGDLTSANIKANHDLQVTWRNFTLFARATEFYDAVLNSDGSYNRFGIDDNNREEVGRDIRLLDLYLSADFDLASLPVNFRAGKQVISWGEGTFIFNGINAFNPVDVSTFRRPGVEIKEGLIPVWALYGSVGLPFDLSLEAFYQLDWEPFQLDPAGTPFAGSDVANANSSFGGNQGVGFYSGSIRGGANLRNCDAANNPTLNLVNSGLVTALSAGTAAPAYATLVGTGCTTASSQHYLTNLPTDGSAQGILLNGYRDGAGGIVDERGNPRTLEGTSRGRDIMAKDSGQWGVALRYYSEALNSTEFGFYYMNYHSRLPIAQVKPDGIAEIETSITAPGSAGTNLASGVGACGALAGAGVRDFADTSLQSGGFLQTINVNDPNQTAAAFAPTARAVYGALGNATAIADLASITAGSATINMRQAALIKCAITLGTSIAFGPAGLTPDGVENIAVTQNLSTTLIYPEDIEMWGMSFNTTIGDWGVQGEFSFRPNQPLQVDTTQQTISAAGAQCVGSVTFGDLLRTSISPLSTEPGTQPLATDTTGCNPANFGRTPTAFVREEVFTFQIGTTATYTNSNPLINFLGADIGILVTEFGLVHIPGVPDESPINQTVGNVVEFNRLAELCRSGTNLPLGAILSLDSRTGCSPTETSYGGILLTRLDYNNAFGTPWTLSPQIVYRHDLEGLTPAPLGNFVEDRKSVGLSLTANLQNVWTVGLSYTDFMGSETYQQDLDDDFVSLTASYSF, translated from the coding sequence ATGACTACTCGCAATCTGCGATCTGCACTACTCGGCAGTGCCGTTGGTGCAGGACTGCTGATCTCAGGGGGGCAGGCGCATGCGCTTTCCACTGAGCTTGGCGAAGTGAAAATTTTCTTCGACACCACAGTTTCCGTTGGTGTCCAGATGAAAACCAAGGATGCGCGCAAGCAGTTTCTGACTGAGTTCAACGGGGGCAACTTTGACCCGCGTGAGAACAGTACGCGCGGTGTTTCTGTGCTGGCTCCTGCCGGCACGCCGAACATTCTGGGTGCATTCCCGGCAACTGCAACGCCGGTGACGTCAACAGACAACACCGCGTTTTTTGGTCCTGCCGGTACGGCTGTTCCGTTCAACTTTGATGACTCGGCCAACACCGATGACCGTTTCTTGAACTTTGGTGCGGGTGACCTGACGTCAGCCAACATCAAAGCCAACCACGATCTTCAGGTGACGTGGCGCAATTTCACGCTGTTTGCGCGTGCCACCGAGTTCTATGATGCCGTGCTCAACAGCGACGGCTCCTACAACCGCTTCGGCATTGACGACAATAACCGTGAAGAAGTCGGCCGTGATATCCGCCTTCTTGACCTTTATCTGTCGGCAGACTTTGACCTGGCCTCACTGCCGGTCAACTTCCGTGCTGGTAAGCAGGTTATCTCCTGGGGTGAAGGTACCTTCATCTTCAACGGTATCAACGCCTTCAACCCTGTGGACGTCAGCACGTTCCGTCGTCCGGGTGTGGAAATCAAAGAGGGCCTGATTCCGGTCTGGGCCTTGTACGGTTCGGTCGGCCTACCGTTCGATCTGTCCTTGGAAGCGTTTTACCAGCTTGACTGGGAGCCGTTCCAGCTTGATCCCGCAGGTACGCCGTTCGCGGGTTCTGATGTTGCCAATGCCAACTCATCTTTTGGTGGTAACCAGGGCGTTGGTTTCTATTCCGGGTCTATCCGGGGTGGTGCCAACCTTCGTAACTGTGACGCGGCCAACAACCCGACGCTTAACCTCGTTAACTCCGGTCTCGTGACGGCTCTGAGTGCCGGCACTGCTGCGCCGGCCTACGCCACACTCGTGGGCACGGGTTGTACAACAGCGTCTTCGCAGCATTACCTGACCAACCTCCCCACGGATGGTTCGGCCCAGGGCATTCTGCTCAACGGTTATCGTGATGGTGCCGGTGGCATTGTTGATGAGCGCGGTAATCCCCGCACTCTGGAAGGCACGTCGCGCGGTCGTGACATCATGGCCAAGGACTCAGGCCAGTGGGGTGTTGCCCTTCGGTATTATTCCGAAGCGCTCAACTCAACTGAGTTTGGCTTCTATTACATGAACTACCATTCACGTCTGCCTATTGCTCAGGTGAAGCCTGATGGTATCGCCGAGATTGAAACCTCGATCACGGCTCCGGGCTCTGCCGGTACCAACCTTGCTTCCGGCGTTGGTGCGTGTGGTGCCCTTGCAGGTGCTGGTGTGCGTGACTTCGCTGATACTTCCCTGCAGTCTGGCGGGTTCCTCCAGACTATCAACGTCAATGACCCGAACCAGACAGCGGCAGCTTTTGCCCCGACGGCGCGGGCTGTTTACGGTGCTCTTGGTAACGCAACGGCTATTGCTGACCTTGCTTCAATTACAGCAGGTAGCGCTACGATCAACATGCGCCAGGCGGCGCTTATCAAGTGCGCGATTACGCTTGGTACGTCGATTGCGTTTGGTCCGGCTGGTTTGACACCTGATGGTGTTGAAAACATTGCTGTTACGCAGAACCTGTCCACGACGCTCATCTACCCTGAAGACATTGAGATGTGGGGTATGAGCTTCAACACGACCATCGGCGACTGGGGTGTGCAGGGCGAGTTCTCGTTCCGTCCGAACCAGCCTCTGCAGGTGGACACCACGCAGCAGACAATTTCTGCCGCCGGTGCTCAGTGTGTGGGTTCTGTAACCTTTGGTGATCTGCTGCGGACATCCATTTCGCCGCTTTCCACTGAGCCGGGTACGCAGCCCTTGGCCACTGACACGACAGGTTGTAATCCTGCCAACTTCGGCCGTACGCCTACAGCGTTTGTTCGCGAGGAAGTGTTTACCTTCCAGATCGGTACAACCGCGACGTACACTAACTCAAACCCGCTGATCAATTTCCTGGGTGCCGACATCGGTATCCTGGTCACCGAGTTTGGTCTGGTGCACATTCCGGGTGTTCCTGATGAAAGCCCGATCAACCAGACAGTTGGTAATGTGGTTGAGTTCAACCGCCTTGCCGAGCTTTGCCGCTCTGGTACCAACCTGCCGTTGGGTGCGATTCTGTCACTTGACTCACGGACGGGGTGTTCGCCTACGGAAACGTCGTACGGCGGCATTCTGCTGACGCGTCTTGACTACAACAACGCGTTCGGCACGCCGTGGACCCTGTCTCCGCAGATCGTGTACCGCCACGACCTCGAAGGTCTGACACCTGCACCTCTCGGTAACTTTGTCGAAGATCGCAAGTCGGTTGGTCTCAGCCTGACGGCAAACCTCCAGAATGTCTGGACGGTTGGTCTCAGCTACACAGACTTCATGGGTTCTGAAACATACCAGCAGGACCTGGATGACGACTTTGTGTCCCTGACAGCGAGCTATTCGTTCTAA